A genomic window from Brassica oleracea var. oleracea cultivar TO1000 chromosome C8, BOL, whole genome shotgun sequence includes:
- the LOC106308731 gene encoding uncharacterized protein LOC106308731, translating into MASKKPVNRPSVRHPSHNHPLRVFKAQNEDEIICSGCELDLTGQAFKCTKDCDYFLHKSCFDLPREINHKSHPDHPITLFYSPSYDHQSYECDACGEYGSGFTYNCSVCKYDVHVGCAFIPETVDREDHKHPLTLLYKIPCEDGKMYVCDVCEEEVSENLWTYYCKECDYGTHVHSCALDEDYEKEEEENRESSSAASRMKSLMKAQDEIAAMKLESRMKKAANNAIIYSIR; encoded by the coding sequence ATGGCTTCCAAAAAACCTGTTAACCGCCCATCAGTTAGGCACCCGAGTCACAACCATCCATTGCGCGTCTTTAAGGCCCAAAATGAAGATGAGATTATCTGTTCAGGATGCGAGCTCGACCTAACCGGACAAGCTTTCAAGTGTACGAAGGACTGTGATTACTTCTTGCACAAGTCATGTTTTGACCTACCTCGTGAAATCAATCACAAGTCTCATCCTGACCATCCCATAACCCTGTTTTATTCCCCATCTTATGATCATCAGTCTTACGAGTGTGACGCTTGCGGTGAGTACGGATCAGGATTCACTTACAATTGTTCTGTGTGTAAATACGACGTTCATGTCGGATGTGCTTTCATCCCTGAGACCGTGGATCGTGAAGACCACAAACACCCACTCACTCTACTTTACAAGATTCCATGCGAAGATGGCAAGATGTACGTATGTGATGTTTGTGAAGAAGAGGTATCGGAGAATCTTTGGACTTATTACTGCAAAGAATGTGATTACGGTACGCATGTGCATTCTTGCGCCCTTGATGAAGATTATGAGAAGGAAGAGGAGGAGAATCGAGAATCCAGCTCCGCGGCTTCAAGGATGAAGTCGTTGATGAAGGCTCAAGACGAGATTGCGGCGATGAAGCTCGAGTCACGTATGAAGAAAGCCGCTAATAATGCTATTATTTATTCCATAAGATGA